AAACCGTCATCCATAATCAGTATAAGTGCTCTTGGTGATAATCCGACAGCCGTCCCGAGTTCTTGTTTCGTGCTGCAGATCATAACCGGAATATGAAGATCATCGGCCCATTGCGTGTACTTGGTGATAGAGCCCGGTGAATCTTCTGCAATAATCAATAACGAGCCCTTTTGTTTTTTTAAGAACGCTTCAACCTGTGATTCTCCGGAAGAAATTTTCCCGGCTCTCCTTGCCATTCCAAGCAATGATAATATTTTTGGTGTCAAGAAGAATTCATCTGCCTTTCAATTTCGGCCAGCATCTCTTTGGTCGGTTTGATGCCAAAAGTTTTTTCAAAACGGTTTTGTTTCAGAGCTTTTATCAGACAATCTGGACACTGGCAAAGGTAAGCTCCACGCCCATTTTTCTTGGAAGAAGGATCAAATTCCAATACTCCCTCAGGTGTTTTTACGATTCTCAATAATTCTTTTTTTGGTTTCATTTCCTGGCAGCCAAGACACATGCGCAGAGGGATTTTTCGTACCTTCATTTTCTCACCTTTCAGGAATTACTTTTGGTCACTGAAGCCTATTTTTTCTTGCTTGAAGACTTGGCCTTTTTCTTGGGT
The window above is part of the Dehalobacter sp. genome. Proteins encoded here:
- a CDS encoding YlxR family protein, whose amino-acid sequence is MKVRKIPLRMCLGCQEMKPKKELLRIVKTPEGVLEFDPSSKKNGRGAYLCQCPDCLIKALKQNRFEKTFGIKPTKEMLAEIERQMNSS
- a CDS encoding L7Ae/L30e/S12e/Gadd45 family protein produces the protein MTPKILSLLGMARRAGKISSGESQVEAFLKKQKGSLLIIAEDSPGSITKYTQWADDLHIPVMICSTKQELGTAVGLSPRALILIMDDGFAKAIIRLGDTPENERV